One window of Chloroflexus aggregans DSM 9485 genomic DNA carries:
- a CDS encoding uracil-DNA glycosylase: MALYATETSIRTIIEALAALPAPVNTVNMYAWEATSSEEQHGNATRRANLALALALALERGPDLLLIGEAPGYKGARRTGIPFTSEQILLDGIEPLGQFGVARGFRLATNDGRISREQTATIVYRELAALNLFAVGWNAFPLHPHQPGNPHSNRTPRHDELALGLPFLAQVCALFAGCPVVAMGRIASQALTKLGIAHDAVRHPAQGGARRFAEGLRSREHNGAEMRKSNESRA; this comes from the coding sequence ATGGCGCTGTACGCAACGGAGACAAGTATTAGAACCATCATTGAAGCATTGGCTGCGTTACCGGCACCGGTTAATACGGTGAATATGTACGCTTGGGAGGCCACCAGTAGCGAAGAACAACACGGTAATGCGACGCGACGGGCCAATTTGGCCCTTGCCTTAGCGTTAGCGCTAGAGCGAGGACCCGATCTCTTGTTAATCGGTGAAGCGCCGGGGTACAAAGGAGCACGCCGTACCGGCATCCCGTTTACCAGCGAACAGATTCTGCTCGACGGGATTGAGCCACTTGGTCAATTTGGAGTGGCACGCGGATTCCGGCTGGCTACCAATGATGGGCGAATCTCGCGTGAACAGACGGCAACCATCGTCTATCGTGAACTCGCAGCACTGAACCTGTTTGCAGTTGGTTGGAATGCGTTCCCGTTGCATCCACACCAACCCGGTAATCCACACAGCAATCGCACCCCACGGCACGATGAGTTAGCGCTTGGGTTACCCTTCTTAGCTCAAGTTTGCGCGCTCTTTGCCGGTTGTCCGGTCGTGGCGATGGGCCGGATCGCGAGTCAGGCATTGACGAAACTCGGCATCGCGCATGATGCGGTTCGCCATCCCGCACAAGGTGGTGCCCGCCGGTTTGCCGAGGGGTTGCGCAGCAGGGAACACAACGGCGCTGAGATGCGAAAGTCGAATGAAAGCCGTGCGTGA
- a CDS encoding alpha/beta fold hydrolase produces the protein MSTSPTIWEIESPVGPIAFRVSGQGRPLILVHGWGGSSRYWLAAPAFLPNRRLIAIDLPGCGASPAPLEPVTLDSYVNAIVAVADELGLDRFALAGHSLGAAVALAVAGQVGERVERLILVSFGFGANVYEDSLVTVAGAQWQVAAAYWRPWLVWWRPWWSATQQWREAWWTLPPTPELLARPMVYRPLDRSLLAQGIADLIAMDPLVAIESAAIMGHPQLKRAVRRPLPPMLLISGQHDPVFPPINVRAFNRYVPEAQVVLLPDCGHVPMVEEPATCYHTIARFLDGENDYLS, from the coding sequence ATGTCAACGTCACCGACAATTTGGGAGATAGAAAGTCCGGTAGGTCCGATTGCGTTTCGTGTATCTGGGCAAGGGCGACCCCTGATCTTAGTCCATGGGTGGGGAGGTTCAAGCCGGTACTGGCTAGCAGCGCCGGCATTTTTGCCCAACCGACGGCTCATCGCGATCGATCTGCCCGGATGTGGAGCATCACCGGCGCCGCTTGAACCGGTAACGCTCGATTCGTATGTCAACGCCATCGTAGCAGTCGCCGATGAGCTAGGTCTCGATCGCTTTGCCCTTGCCGGGCATTCGTTGGGTGCAGCGGTAGCGCTCGCAGTTGCCGGTCAGGTTGGCGAGCGGGTGGAACGACTAATCTTGGTCAGCTTTGGTTTTGGCGCCAATGTCTACGAAGATAGTCTGGTGACGGTAGCCGGTGCCCAGTGGCAAGTAGCTGCTGCGTATTGGCGTCCGTGGTTGGTATGGTGGCGACCATGGTGGAGTGCCACTCAGCAGTGGCGCGAGGCATGGTGGACGTTACCACCGACACCGGAATTGCTCGCTCGCCCGATGGTCTATCGCCCACTCGACCGATCGCTGCTAGCGCAGGGAATTGCCGATTTGATAGCCATGGATCCCTTAGTGGCGATTGAATCGGCAGCGATTATGGGCCATCCCCAGCTCAAGCGTGCTGTTCGCCGTCCTTTACCACCAATGTTGTTGATTAGTGGTCAGCATGATCCGGTTTTTCCGCCGATCAATGTACGGGCATTCAACCGATATGTCCCTGAGGCGCAGGTTGTCTTACTTCCCGATTGTGGTCATGTACCGATGGTTGAAGAACCGGCTACGTGCTATCACACAATTGCACGCTTTCTCGATGGAGAAAACGATTATTTGTCGTAA
- a CDS encoding SAF domain-containing protein: MRRGALLFLLIGLIIIIGGFAAFLLLRGGATRPNAVTEPEVPPPPTAIPLVNVVQAAVDIEANTLLNDPTLLEVVEVPITEFDEQNEFSSINDVFGKLVINPVQAGRPITRDNVRNPGLAQMLPTAEPGQPRVKAYPLVVNNLSGVADQLAVNDFVDVIATFSVERQIIRPGPRQVITVNDVDQVIREYEFGETQTFLTTKTIIQRAKVLQILRPAIPTPATPEGEAAPAQGEALPTQSSSLPQVDASGQPITSSQLENATPGSTLTQSIWVVMLALNDQQIELLEFALQSNARIVLALRSSDDVAIEQTSGITIDLLVREFGLPLPRPLPPRVYGEDEVFVPEPTPTPRP, encoded by the coding sequence ATGCGGCGTGGCGCGTTACTGTTTCTACTCATCGGACTCATCATCATTATCGGTGGATTTGCGGCTTTCTTGCTGCTACGTGGTGGTGCGACACGACCCAATGCCGTAACTGAGCCGGAAGTACCTCCACCGCCAACAGCAATCCCATTGGTGAACGTCGTACAAGCGGCTGTCGACATTGAAGCAAATACCTTACTGAACGATCCGACCTTGCTCGAAGTCGTTGAGGTGCCGATTACCGAATTTGACGAGCAAAACGAGTTTAGCAGTATCAACGACGTTTTCGGTAAGTTAGTCATTAATCCCGTTCAGGCCGGTCGCCCAATTACACGTGACAATGTGCGTAACCCTGGTCTTGCGCAGATGCTACCCACTGCCGAACCCGGTCAGCCGCGCGTCAAAGCGTATCCCCTCGTCGTGAATAATCTCTCCGGTGTTGCCGATCAGCTTGCCGTCAACGATTTTGTCGATGTGATTGCGACCTTCTCGGTCGAACGTCAGATCATTCGCCCAGGACCTCGGCAGGTTATTACGGTGAATGATGTCGATCAGGTTATTCGCGAGTATGAGTTTGGCGAGACGCAGACGTTTCTCACAACCAAAACCATCATTCAGCGGGCGAAGGTGCTACAAATCTTGCGTCCAGCCATACCGACACCGGCGACCCCAGAAGGTGAAGCTGCTCCGGCTCAGGGCGAGGCACTTCCAACACAGTCGTCGAGTTTACCGCAGGTTGATGCTTCTGGTCAGCCAATCACCTCTTCCCAATTAGAAAATGCTACTCCCGGCAGTACATTAACGCAATCAATTTGGGTGGTGATGTTGGCGCTCAATGACCAACAGATTGAGCTGCTGGAGTTTGCGTTGCAATCGAATGCTCGCATTGTCCTGGCGTTGCGCAGCAGCGATGATGTGGCCATTGAGCAGACGAGCGGTATTACCATTGATTTGCTGGTGCGTGAGTTTGGGTTGCCATTGCCGCGCCCGTTGCCGCCACGGGTGTACGGTGAAGATGAGGTTTTCGTTCCTGAACCAACGCCAACTCCGCGGCCATGA
- a CDS encoding AAA family ATPase — protein MSEGEKIRVMIVDDIVDTRDQLEKLLFFEKDIEVVAKASNGREAIAFARQYRPQVILMDINMPDMDGIAATEAILTQDPGIQVIIMSVQGETDYIRRAMLAGAREFLIKPISADDLYRSIRHVARLAAMRPVVPVAGGAVAGAAGAAQPAVNGQIFAVFSPKGGVGVSSIAANLAVAIRQQTNKKVALVDGNVIFGDLSVLLNLRADKTIIDVASRIENLDRDLLNDVMATHPTQVKVLLAPPDPQRGELVTADHIRAILEMLRQEYDYVVVDTPASFQDRSLAALDLAQRVITLMTLEMHCIRNVKLFLEVADLLGYPNDKVVLVLNKATNRTGIRAEEVEKHLQRKLALQIGDAPQEMTLAINQGTPIVMAKPNHQVAKDIMNLARELVAKADKEAVASSSSKPKLFGQWLPRR, from the coding sequence ATGAGTGAGGGTGAAAAGATTCGAGTCATGATCGTCGATGATATTGTTGACACACGCGATCAGCTCGAAAAGTTGCTCTTCTTTGAAAAGGATATTGAGGTTGTAGCCAAGGCGAGCAATGGACGCGAAGCGATAGCTTTTGCCCGTCAATATCGCCCACAAGTTATCTTGATGGATATCAATATGCCCGATATGGATGGGATCGCGGCTACCGAAGCGATCCTTACCCAAGATCCGGGTATTCAAGTTATTATCATGAGCGTGCAGGGCGAGACCGATTATATCCGACGGGCGATGTTGGCCGGCGCTCGCGAGTTCCTGATTAAGCCGATCAGTGCCGATGATCTCTATCGCTCGATCCGTCATGTTGCCCGCTTGGCAGCAATGCGTCCGGTTGTGCCGGTGGCCGGCGGGGCCGTAGCCGGCGCGGCTGGTGCTGCTCAACCAGCGGTCAATGGACAGATCTTTGCCGTCTTTAGTCCTAAGGGCGGGGTTGGTGTTTCTTCAATCGCTGCCAATCTGGCCGTGGCTATCCGTCAGCAAACCAATAAAAAGGTTGCCCTGGTTGACGGTAATGTTATCTTCGGTGATCTGAGTGTTCTGCTCAATCTCCGTGCCGATAAAACGATTATCGACGTTGCGTCACGGATCGAGAACCTCGATCGCGATTTACTCAACGATGTAATGGCGACACACCCAACCCAGGTGAAGGTGCTCTTGGCCCCTCCCGATCCGCAACGTGGTGAACTGGTCACGGCCGATCATATTCGGGCGATTCTTGAAATGTTGCGGCAGGAGTACGACTATGTCGTGGTTGATACGCCGGCTTCGTTCCAAGATCGCTCACTTGCCGCGCTTGATTTGGCTCAGCGTGTGATTACCCTCATGACTCTTGAGATGCATTGCATCCGCAATGTCAAGCTGTTTCTCGAAGTTGCCGATCTGCTTGGCTACCCGAACGATAAGGTCGTGCTGGTGCTCAATAAGGCCACGAATCGCACCGGTATCCGCGCTGAAGAAGTAGAAAAGCATCTCCAGCGGAAACTCGCTCTCCAAATCGGTGATGCTCCTCAAGAGATGACGCTGGCGATCAATCAGGGTACACCGATTGTTATGGCGAAGCCTAATCATCAGGTGGCAAAAGATATTATGAATTTGGCCCGCGAGTTGGTGGCAAAGGCCGACAAAGAGGCGGTGGCTTCGAGTAGTTCGAAGCCGAAGCTGTTCGGTCAGTGGTTACCACGACGGTAA
- a CDS encoding CpaF family protein, producing MSLLKRIGGATPPPVEPTVSRSPVRPETGRIAPVGVPNTEDTFRELRARVQDRLINELNSQIDLNNQAKVRKQVEEIFNSILDSESIVLSRAERQRLFESITADIIGLGPLEPLLADDDVSEIMVNGPKQVYIEKKGKLIKTDITFADDDHVMRIIDRIVAPLGRRVDESSPMVDARLKDGSRVNVVIRPLALNGPTITIRKFRKDKLTVQDLVRFGSMSQDMADFLAACVQARLNIVVAGGTGSGKTTLLNVLSSFIPEDERIITVENAAELQLRQEHVVTLESRPPNVEGKGEVTIRDLVINCLRMRPERIIVGECRGGETLDMLQAMNTGHDGSMTTIHANSPRDAVSRIETMCLMAGMDLPARAIREQIASAIHVFVQQSRLKDGSRKVTQITEVAGMEGDVVVLQDIFVFEQTGIDEKGKIVGHLRPTGVRPRFLEKFEALNIFLPPTIFGASERFSF from the coding sequence ATGTCGTTATTGAAACGAATTGGTGGTGCAACTCCTCCGCCGGTAGAACCGACGGTGTCGCGGTCGCCGGTGCGCCCCGAAACCGGACGTATAGCACCGGTTGGTGTGCCGAATACGGAAGATACGTTCCGAGAGCTACGTGCTCGTGTGCAGGATCGCCTCATCAACGAGCTAAACTCGCAGATTGATTTGAATAATCAGGCGAAAGTGCGCAAGCAGGTCGAAGAGATCTTTAACTCGATCCTCGATAGTGAAAGTATTGTGCTCTCGCGGGCTGAGCGCCAACGCCTTTTCGAGAGTATTACCGCCGATATTATCGGTTTGGGGCCGCTCGAGCCATTGCTGGCCGATGATGATGTAAGCGAGATCATGGTCAACGGGCCAAAGCAGGTCTATATTGAAAAGAAAGGTAAGTTGATCAAAACCGACATCACGTTTGCCGATGACGATCACGTGATGCGGATTATCGACCGCATTGTGGCTCCGTTGGGCCGCCGCGTTGATGAATCATCGCCAATGGTTGATGCCCGTCTCAAAGACGGTTCGCGGGTGAATGTGGTAATCCGTCCGTTGGCATTGAATGGACCGACAATTACTATCCGCAAGTTCCGCAAAGACAAACTCACCGTACAAGATTTGGTGCGCTTTGGCTCGATGTCGCAAGATATGGCTGATTTTCTTGCCGCTTGTGTTCAAGCGCGCCTCAATATTGTGGTTGCCGGCGGTACCGGTTCCGGTAAGACCACCCTATTGAACGTACTGTCGTCGTTCATCCCGGAAGATGAGCGGATTATTACCGTCGAAAATGCTGCCGAATTGCAGCTTCGCCAAGAGCATGTGGTGACCCTCGAATCACGTCCGCCAAACGTGGAAGGTAAGGGTGAAGTTACCATCCGTGATCTAGTCATCAACTGTCTGCGTATGCGTCCTGAGCGGATTATTGTCGGTGAGTGTCGCGGCGGTGAGACCCTCGACATGTTGCAGGCAATGAACACCGGTCACGATGGCTCGATGACGACGATCCACGCGAATTCGCCACGTGATGCAGTGAGCCGTATCGAGACTATGTGCTTAATGGCCGGTATGGATCTCCCTGCACGCGCCATTCGTGAGCAGATCGCGTCGGCTATTCATGTGTTCGTCCAACAATCGCGCCTGAAAGATGGTTCACGTAAGGTGACCCAGATTACCGAAGTCGCCGGTATGGAAGGTGATGTGGTTGTTCTCCAAGATATTTTCGTCTTTGAGCAGACGGGTATTGATGAGAAAGGCAAGATTGTTGGTCATCTGCGCCCGACCGGTGTTCGACCACGCTTCCTCGAGAAGTTTGAAGCGCTTAATATCTTCTTGCCGCCAACCATTTTCGGTGCGTCGGAACGCTTCAGCTTCTAA
- a CDS encoding type II secretion system F family protein: MDVLLSPEMMPVTLALLGLLLLVLVVAVVMLMRSSATVDVSQRLETFAGGKVQERSNEPIARQAIERIDAVVAKSKQGSSIKNELSRAALKLTVAEFFGLKLGAALLGGVFGAFLGRASPYAALALGLLCAIIFAFLPDIYVKVRAAQRVKAFNNQLGDVITMMANALRGGYSFLQTLDMVAREAPDPASTEFRRVVQEVGLGRSTEEALQNLLRRVPSDDLDLLVTAVSIQMEVGGNLAQVLDTIGHTIRERVRIKGEISTLTAQGRISSWIITGLPIGLAAFITVVNPDYMAPLFTFGLPPQAWCCMPVTSLFMIALGYFAIQKIIDIEV, from the coding sequence ATGGATGTCCTACTTTCACCTGAGATGATGCCGGTTACGCTAGCCTTGTTGGGCTTATTGCTCCTTGTGCTGGTTGTGGCCGTCGTAATGCTCATGCGCTCGTCGGCTACCGTCGATGTGTCACAGCGTCTTGAGACGTTTGCCGGCGGTAAGGTGCAAGAGCGCTCGAATGAACCGATTGCGCGACAGGCCATCGAACGGATCGACGCAGTGGTCGCCAAGAGTAAGCAGGGGAGTTCAATAAAGAATGAGTTGTCCCGTGCTGCTCTGAAGTTAACGGTGGCTGAGTTCTTCGGTCTGAAGCTTGGCGCTGCCCTCTTGGGTGGGGTGTTCGGAGCGTTTTTGGGACGGGCGAGTCCTTATGCTGCGCTCGCTTTAGGTCTGTTGTGTGCTATCATCTTCGCATTTCTCCCTGATATATACGTGAAAGTGCGTGCTGCACAGCGCGTGAAAGCATTCAATAATCAGTTGGGTGATGTGATAACGATGATGGCTAACGCCTTGCGTGGCGGCTATAGTTTTTTGCAAACGCTCGATATGGTTGCCCGCGAAGCACCGGACCCTGCTTCCACCGAGTTTCGTCGTGTTGTGCAAGAAGTTGGACTTGGTCGTTCAACCGAGGAAGCTTTGCAGAATTTGCTCCGACGGGTGCCGTCTGATGATCTTGATCTCCTCGTTACTGCGGTTAGTATCCAAATGGAGGTGGGTGGTAATCTGGCGCAGGTACTCGATACTATCGGCCATACCATTCGTGAGCGAGTACGGATCAAAGGTGAGATTTCAACGCTGACCGCCCAGGGTCGTATTTCCTCGTGGATTATTACCGGCCTTCCGATCGGTTTAGCCGCATTCATTACGGTTGTTAATCCCGACTATATGGCTCCTCTTTTTACGTTTGGGCTGCCACCCCAAGCGTGGTGTTGCATGCCGGTAACGTCGCTGTTTATGATCGCGCTGGGCTATTTTGCGATTCAGAAAATTATCGATATCGAAGTGTGA